Proteins from one Malania oleifera isolate guangnan ecotype guangnan chromosome 4, ASM2987363v1, whole genome shotgun sequence genomic window:
- the LOC131152859 gene encoding inositol monophosphatase 3 isoform X1, protein MAENDSLSEFLAVAVDAAKRAGEIIREGFYKTKNVEHKGRVDLVTETDKACEDLIFNHLQKKYPRHKFIGEETTAACGPAELTDEPTWIVDPLDGTTNFVHGFPFVCVSIGLTIGKIPTVGVVYNPIIDELFTGVRGKGAFLNGTPIEVSSKTELVKSLLATEVGTKRDKSTVDATTNKINSLLFKVRSLRMSGSCALNLCGIASGRLDLFYELGFGGPWDVAGGVVIVEEAGGLVFDPSGKDFDIMSQRAAASNPHLKDAFVEALHYQC, encoded by the exons ATGGCTGAAAATG ATTCACTGTCGGAGTTCCTAGCTGTTGCAGTCGATGCAGCAAAGCGAGCCGGCGAG ATTATCCGCGAAGGGTTCTACAAGACCAAGAATGTGGAGCATAAAGGCCGG GTGGACTTGGTCACTGAAACTGACAAGGCATGTGAAGACCTTATATTCAATCATCTCCAGAAGAAGTATCCGCGACATAAG TTCATCGGGGAAGAAACTACCGCTGCTTGTGGTCCTGCAGAGCTGACTGACGAGCCCACATGGATAGTTGATCCTCTCGATGGGACAACCAACTTTGTGCATGG GTTCCCCTTTGTGTGCGTCTCTATCGGCCTTACAATTGGAAAGATCCCAACAGTCGGTGTTGTTTACAATCCAATAATTGATGAG CTTTTCACTGGCGTTCGTGGTAAAGGTGCTTTTCTGAATGGAACTCCTATAGAAG TTTCATCTAAAACTGAACTTGTGAAGTCTCTCCTAGCAACAGAG GTAGGAACAAAACGCGACAAATCAACTGTGGATGCTactacaaataaaatcaatagcTTACTTTTCAAG GTGAGATCTCTTCGGATGAGTGGCTCTTGTGCATTAAACCTTTGTGGTATTGCATCTGGAAGGCTTGATCTATTTTATGAACTTGGCTTTGGTGGTCCATG GGATGTGGCAGGTGGAGTTGTAATTGTTGAAGAAGCTGGCGGACTTGTGTTTGATCC GTCTGGTAAAGACTTCGACATCATGTCTCAGAGAGCAGCTGCTTCAAACCCTCATCTCAAGGATGCTTTTGTTGAGGCCCTACATTATCAATGCTAG
- the LOC131152859 gene encoding inositol monophosphatase 3 isoform X2 produces MAENDSLSEFLAVAVDAAKRAGEIIREGFYKTKNVEHKGRVDLVTETDKACEDLIFNHLQKKYPRHKFIGEETTAACGPAELTDEPTWIVDPLDGTTNFVHGFPFVCVSIGLTIGKIPTVGVVYNPIIDEVRNSVFLLHDLQHLAVSSKTELVKSLLATEVGTKRDKSTVDATTNKINSLLFKVRSLRMSGSCALNLCGIASGRLDLFYELGFGGPWDVAGGVVIVEEAGGLVFDPSGKDFDIMSQRAAASNPHLKDAFVEALHYQC; encoded by the exons ATGGCTGAAAATG ATTCACTGTCGGAGTTCCTAGCTGTTGCAGTCGATGCAGCAAAGCGAGCCGGCGAG ATTATCCGCGAAGGGTTCTACAAGACCAAGAATGTGGAGCATAAAGGCCGG GTGGACTTGGTCACTGAAACTGACAAGGCATGTGAAGACCTTATATTCAATCATCTCCAGAAGAAGTATCCGCGACATAAG TTCATCGGGGAAGAAACTACCGCTGCTTGTGGTCCTGCAGAGCTGACTGACGAGCCCACATGGATAGTTGATCCTCTCGATGGGACAACCAACTTTGTGCATGG GTTCCCCTTTGTGTGCGTCTCTATCGGCCTTACAATTGGAAAGATCCCAACAGTCGGTGTTGTTTACAATCCAATAATTGATGAGGTTAGAAATTCTGTGTTCCTAT TGCATGATTTGCAACATCTTGCAGTTTCATCTAAAACTGAACTTGTGAAGTCTCTCCTAGCAACAGAG GTAGGAACAAAACGCGACAAATCAACTGTGGATGCTactacaaataaaatcaatagcTTACTTTTCAAG GTGAGATCTCTTCGGATGAGTGGCTCTTGTGCATTAAACCTTTGTGGTATTGCATCTGGAAGGCTTGATCTATTTTATGAACTTGGCTTTGGTGGTCCATG GGATGTGGCAGGTGGAGTTGTAATTGTTGAAGAAGCTGGCGGACTTGTGTTTGATCC GTCTGGTAAAGACTTCGACATCATGTCTCAGAGAGCAGCTGCTTCAAACCCTCATCTCAAGGATGCTTTTGTTGAGGCCCTACATTATCAATGCTAG
- the LOC131152858 gene encoding cytochrome b561 and DOMON domain-containing protein At5g47530-like produces the protein MSTSHKQTMLKLLVLPCLFFSLFSPSSAQSCTKHCFSGNRAFSSCVDLPVLNSFHWTYDPLLGTLRTAYRHYGLTSSRWVSWAINPNSTGMVGAQALVAYFRSDGTLKAYTSSIAGYQTQLKESNLSFGVSDLSATYSGGEITIFATLQVPEKKTRVNQVWQEGPVVGGAPGRHDLSGANVQSFGSLNLVTGESGTAGGGGNSGLRRRNIHGVLNAVSWGILMPIGVLIARYLKVFADPAWFYLHAGCQTSAYIIGVAGFATGLKLGSETPGVTYSSHRTIGIILFCLATLQVFALFLRPNKYHKLRFYWNIYHHSVGYTVIILGIVNIFIGLGILDPEGKWWSAYIGVLVTLGITALSLEAYTWYIRHQWSKWVGA, from the exons ATGTCCACAAGCCACAAACAAACCATGCTCAAGCTTCTCGTACTCCCTTGCCTCTTCTTCTCTCTGTTCTCACCATCCTCTGCTCAGTCCTGCACCAAACACTGCTTCTCCGGGAACAGAGCATTCAGCTCCTGCGTCGATCTCCCAGTCCTGAACTCCTTCCACTGGACCTACGACCCATTGTTGGGAACCCTCCGGACTGCCTACCGCCACTACGGACTCACCTCCTCCCGGTGGGTTTCTTGGGCCATAAACCCCAACTCCACGGGCATGGTCGGAGCTCAGGCACTCGTGGCTTACTTCCGCTCCGACGGGACATTGAAGGCCTACACTTCTTCCATCGCCGGCTACCAAACCCAGTTGAAAGAGAGCAATTTGAGCTTCGGGGTTTCGGATTTGTCAGCGACTTATTCCGGGGGGGAGATCACTATTTTTGCAACTCTGCAGGTGCCGGAGAAGAAAACGAGAGTGAACCAGGTGTGGCAGGAAGGTCCCGTTGTAGGCGGTGCTCCGGGGAGGCATGACTTGTCCGGCGCTAATGTTCAGTCATTTGGGAGTTTGAATCTTGTCACCGGCGAGTCTGGGACGGCCGGAGGAGGAGGGAATTCCGGACTCAGAAGAAGGAAT ATTCATGGAGTGTTGAATGCAGTAAGTTGGGGCATCCTAATGCCTATTGGTGTTCTGATAGCAAGGTACTTGAAAGTATTCGCTGATCCTGCCTGGTTTTACCTTCATGCCGGTTGTCAAACCTCGGCATACATCATTGGTGTTGCAGGATTTGCTACTGGTCTTAAGCTTGGGAGTGAAACCCCCGGTGTTACCTACAGTTCCCATAGAACAATCGGCATCATTCTCTTCTGTCTCGCAACTCTTCAG GTGTTTGCTTTGTTTCTTAGGCCAAATAAATACCACAAGCTTAGATTCTATTGGAACATATACCACCACTCTGTTGGATACACAGTCATCATCCTTGGCATAGTGAAcatatttatagggcttggaatcCTGGACCCTGAAGGGAAGTGGTGGAGTGCTTACATTGGTGTTCTTGTAACATTGGGAATCACTGCCCTGTCATTGGAAGCCTATACATGGTACATACGACACCAATGGAGCAAATGGGTGGGGGCTTGA